In Carassius gibelio isolate Cgi1373 ecotype wild population from Czech Republic chromosome B20, carGib1.2-hapl.c, whole genome shotgun sequence, the following are encoded in one genomic region:
- the LOC127984298 gene encoding homeobox protein SIX6 produces MFQLPILNFSPQQVAGVCETLEESGDIERLGRFLWSLPVAPAACEVLNRNESVLRARAIVAFHTGNFRELYHILENHKFTKESHSKLQALWLESHYQEAEKLRGRPLGPVDKYRVRKKFPLPKTIWDGEQKTHCFKERTRHLLREWYLQDPYPNPSKKRELAQATGLTPTQVGNWFKNRRQRDRAAAAKNRLQQQVLSNGSVRSLTGEDGAVDRLGNASSPEASLSSKAAASAISITSSDSECDI; encoded by the exons ATGTTTCAGTTGCCAATCTTGAATTTCAGTCCCCAGCAGGTAGCGGGGGTATGCGAGACTTTGGAAGAGAGCGGAGACATCGAGCGTCTCGGCCGATTCCTGTGGTCGCTGCCCGTCGCACCCGCTGCCTGCGAGGTGCTCAACAGAAATGAGTCTGTGCTAAGGGCTCGGGCTATTGTAGCCTTTCACACTGGGAACTTCCGTGAGCTTTACCACATTCTGGAGAACCACAAGTTCACCAAAGAGTCCCATTCCAAATTGCAAGCACTTTGGCTGGAGTCACACTACCAGGAGGCGGAGAAGCTCCGAGGTCGCCCGCTGGGGCCAGTGGACAAATACCGGGTACGGAAGAAGTTCCCTCTGCCTAAAACAATTTGGGACGGTGAACAAAAGACGCACTGCTTTAAAGAAAGGACCCGGCATTTACTTCGAGAATGGTACCTCCAGGATCCTTATCCGAACCCAAGTAAAAAGAGAGAGCTTGCACAAGCTACAGGACTCACTCCCACTCAAGTGGGGAATTGGTTTAAAAATCGAAGACAAAGGGACAGAGCTGCGGCCGCTAAAAACAG gttACAACAGCAGGTGTTGTCTAACGGCTCGGTTCGGTCCCTAACTGGAGAGGATGGTGCTGTAGACCGACTGGGCAACGCTTCGAGCCCCGAAGCGAGCCTGTCGAGCAAAGCCGCTGCATCGGCCATCTCCATCACTTCAAGTGACAGCGAATGTGACATCTAA